The proteins below come from a single Zhouia spongiae genomic window:
- a CDS encoding 3-keto-disaccharide hydrolase → MRIIITSAVALLTLVGCKSGYTSLFNGNDLTGWEIYGTEKWYVEDGLLVSESGPDKMYGYLATDKQYKDFELTVEFKQEADGNSGVFFRSSIEGTKITGWQVEVAPPAKHTGGIYESYGRGWLIQPEASKDENLKYGEWNKMKIRVVGNHVTTWLNGEEMISFTDQKIGDANGKIALQIHDGGGIKVYWRNLKVKEVTD, encoded by the coding sequence ATGAGAATTATAATTACATCAGCAGTAGCCTTATTAACATTAGTAGGCTGCAAATCTGGTTACACTTCTTTATTTAATGGCAACGATCTTACAGGATGGGAGATCTACGGAACTGAAAAATGGTACGTAGAAGACGGTTTGCTGGTTTCAGAGAGCGGACCGGATAAAATGTACGGTTATCTGGCTACAGACAAGCAGTACAAAGATTTTGAATTGACTGTAGAGTTTAAGCAGGAAGCAGACGGTAATAGCGGTGTGTTTTTCCGTTCGAGTATTGAGGGGACTAAAATTACCGGATGGCAGGTAGAAGTAGCTCCGCCGGCCAAGCATACCGGAGGGATCTACGAATCATATGGCCGTGGCTGGTTGATTCAGCCGGAAGCTTCAAAAGACGAAAACCTGAAGTATGGTGAATGGAACAAAATGAAGATCCGCGTCGTGGGTAATCATGTTACTACATGGTTAAACGGTGAAGAGATGATCAGTTTTACCGATCAAAAAATAGGAGATGCCAATGGTAAGATAGCCTTGCAGATCCATGATGGAGGCGGAATTAAAGTATACTGGAGAAATCTTAAAGTAAAAGAAGTAACAGATTAG
- a CDS encoding Gfo/Idh/MocA family protein produces the protein MNNKRRLFLRNLGLAGAAAGVAPMAFANEAKTFQILKRSDAAPFDKTIRIALIGAGGMGIADAKTALSNPNTEMVAVCDLYSGRLDAAKSLWGSNIFVTKNYKELLKRNDIDAVIIGTPDHWHKQIGIDALKAGKHVYCEKPMVHSVEEGMELIDVWKKSGKIFMVGSQGMSSLGNEKARELIAAGAIGDINYAEGFWARNSPAGAWQYPIPDDASLKTVDWKRFVSNTNKRGFDATRFFRWRNYTDYGTGMSGDLFVHLFSSLHFITSSYGPDKISATGGLRYWKDGREVPDVLLGMFDYPDSEQHPAFNLSLRCNFVDGTSGSTYLKIVGSKGSMEVKWEEVILKRNAGSYDNDPFLNEKAREASNTRTDRKHIVPPLETIYKAEKGYKGAHYDHFANFFNAIRTNGTVAQDPVFGFRAAAPALLCNDSYRQNKFIQWDPVNMKLV, from the coding sequence ATGAACAATAAAAGAAGATTATTCCTTAGAAATCTTGGACTTGCCGGGGCAGCAGCCGGAGTAGCCCCGATGGCCTTCGCAAATGAGGCAAAAACATTTCAAATACTTAAGCGGTCGGATGCGGCGCCATTCGATAAAACTATAAGAATTGCACTCATCGGAGCAGGAGGTATGGGGATAGCAGATGCCAAAACAGCACTTTCAAATCCCAATACGGAGATGGTAGCCGTTTGCGATCTGTATAGCGGACGTCTGGATGCTGCGAAATCACTTTGGGGAAGCAATATTTTTGTAACCAAGAATTATAAAGAGTTGCTTAAACGTAACGATATAGATGCGGTTATTATAGGAACACCCGATCACTGGCACAAACAGATAGGTATTGATGCTCTTAAAGCGGGTAAACATGTATATTGTGAAAAGCCTATGGTACATTCTGTGGAAGAAGGAATGGAACTGATTGATGTGTGGAAGAAATCTGGTAAGATATTTATGGTAGGAAGCCAGGGAATGTCCTCTCTTGGTAATGAAAAAGCCAGGGAATTAATTGCAGCCGGAGCCATAGGAGATATTAATTATGCTGAAGGATTTTGGGCCCGTAATTCACCTGCCGGAGCATGGCAATATCCGATCCCTGATGACGCTTCCTTAAAAACGGTCGACTGGAAAAGATTTGTTTCGAATACAAACAAAAGGGGGTTTGATGCGACACGCTTTTTTAGATGGAGAAATTATACCGATTATGGTACAGGAATGTCTGGCGATCTGTTCGTGCACCTTTTTTCGAGCCTTCACTTTATTACAAGTTCTTACGGGCCGGATAAAATATCTGCCACAGGCGGATTGAGATATTGGAAAGACGGAAGAGAAGTGCCCGATGTTCTGTTAGGGATGTTCGATTATCCGGACAGTGAACAACATCCGGCCTTTAACCTTTCCTTGCGTTGTAATTTTGTAGATGGTACCAGTGGCAGCACTTATCTTAAGATCGTAGGAAGTAAAGGTTCTATGGAAGTAAAGTGGGAAGAGGTCATACTGAAGAGAAATGCCGGCAGTTACGATAATGATCCGTTCCTGAATGAAAAAGCCAGGGAGGCAAGTAATACGAGAACGGACAGAAAACATATAGTACCGCCTTTAGAAACCATATACAAGGCGGAAAAAGGGTATAAAGGGGCTCACTACGACCACTTTGCTAATTTCTTTAATGCGATAAGAACCAATGGTACGGTAGCACAGGATCCCGTTTTTGGTTTTAGGGCTGCGGCACCGGCATTGTTATGTAATGACAGCTATCGGCAGAATAAATTTATACAGTGGGATCCGGTAAATATGAAACTTGTATAA
- a CDS encoding DUF2938 domain-containing protein produces the protein MNAIVQTILIGIGATLTMDIYALVLKALGIKTLDYRFVGRWIGHLPKGRFFHHKIFDSPPITGELMIGWVAHYLIGITFAFLLVAVHGKKWLAGPSLLPALFIGLITVTAPFLIMQPAFGFGIGGSNLPDPNKARLMSLITHSVFGVGLYISALIISKFTT, from the coding sequence ATGAATGCTATCGTACAAACAATTTTGATTGGGATCGGGGCAACGTTGACAATGGATATCTACGCATTGGTATTAAAAGCCCTGGGTATAAAAACTTTAGACTATCGGTTTGTAGGCCGGTGGATCGGGCACTTGCCAAAAGGGAGGTTCTTTCACCATAAGATATTCGACAGTCCACCGATAACAGGCGAACTGATGATAGGGTGGGTTGCACATTACCTTATCGGAATTACATTTGCATTTTTGCTGGTGGCAGTTCACGGTAAAAAGTGGCTTGCCGGTCCTTCCCTGCTCCCTGCATTATTTATCGGGCTGATAACGGTTACTGCACCCTTCCTTATAATGCAGCCGGCTTTTGGTTTCGGAATTGGAGGCTCCAATTTACCCGATCCGAACAAAGCTCGCTTAATGAGCCTCATAACACATAGCGTGTTTGGAGTTGGTTTATATATAAGCGCATTGATTATTAGCAAATTCACGACTTAA
- a CDS encoding LamG domain-containing protein has product MNILNVNPFYCLFVILYCQLCFPQHDKAAITLLSDKEKVPEGMYILDFSRGSITFKEEVIDYAIDLVNVDTVYWNRSKIDSVVQDKGILPEYAIRDAAGYYDDYIDQLNNFKRSGVNVVINGEPLVDVGWKEHNLKTTGVFTAIAAKLSPQKRGFWFSPDIFNFDDYHIDEPKVFTAYKYNLTEKLTFFLPFKKTVDNEIATGQVAAGKDVEFVKDHQRGNVAYFNGNTSYIDFRADNDENFKEITIAAWVKPEDVSDSHSIIGKGEVFSAKIYQGRMMFTTPGIKDHQTSEKIVKPNEWNHLAFVYLPNSKMYFYLNGEQVYETKASIIEQSDHSILIGSNLWGQNYKGAMSEFALWTRALSNEEIMQVYTDGITWENKGSGTYYILYVAIAVFGLGLLLFLYHRSKKLKSKQGTVAEPKVMIPVKKVAVKSFDVQLLGGFRIFDKQKEEITHKFSPKRKELLILLIFYTLKENGITSKKMGEILWPSFSPSSIKNNRSTQIKEIRKVFETYHMDISIVYEDKKWKIVFGGNITVDLERLNQYVSFLLRTRKSELSIEYLPEVINTVNSGSMLPNMEIEWLDDFKARYDNSILEVLTLYLEDDKSQVADDVLIDIANAILVIDPLHERAVKEKIELLIKQGKHMSAKKVAANFKKLYESFYKQEYASDLI; this is encoded by the coding sequence ATGAATATTTTGAATGTAAATCCTTTTTACTGCCTGTTTGTAATCTTGTACTGTCAGCTGTGTTTTCCACAACATGATAAAGCAGCGATTACATTGCTTTCCGATAAAGAGAAGGTGCCGGAGGGAATGTATATTCTTGACTTTAGCCGGGGCAGTATCACTTTCAAGGAGGAAGTGATCGATTATGCCATCGATCTGGTAAATGTGGATACGGTATACTGGAATAGATCAAAGATCGATTCTGTTGTTCAGGATAAAGGAATCTTGCCTGAATATGCGATCAGGGATGCCGCCGGTTATTATGATGATTATATTGATCAGCTGAATAATTTTAAAAGAAGTGGTGTAAATGTGGTTATCAATGGCGAGCCTCTGGTAGATGTGGGATGGAAAGAACACAATCTTAAAACTACAGGTGTCTTTACTGCTATTGCAGCTAAATTATCGCCTCAAAAACGTGGATTTTGGTTTTCTCCCGACATATTTAATTTTGACGATTATCACATAGACGAACCTAAAGTATTTACAGCCTATAAATATAACCTGACCGAAAAACTGACCTTTTTCTTGCCTTTTAAGAAAACAGTAGATAATGAAATTGCCACCGGGCAGGTTGCCGCCGGGAAGGATGTTGAGTTTGTTAAAGATCACCAGAGGGGGAATGTAGCCTACTTTAATGGAAATACCAGTTATATCGATTTTAGAGCTGATAATGACGAGAACTTTAAGGAGATTACAATAGCTGCATGGGTGAAACCGGAAGATGTCAGTGACAGCCATAGTATAATAGGGAAAGGAGAAGTCTTCTCAGCAAAGATCTATCAGGGGCGAATGATGTTTACTACTCCCGGGATTAAAGATCACCAGACATCCGAAAAAATAGTGAAGCCGAATGAATGGAATCATCTGGCTTTTGTTTACCTGCCGAACAGTAAAATGTACTTTTATCTCAACGGAGAACAGGTGTACGAAACGAAAGCATCGATCATAGAACAAAGTGATCATTCTATTTTGATCGGGAGTAATTTGTGGGGACAAAATTATAAAGGCGCAATGAGTGAGTTTGCACTATGGACCCGGGCTTTGAGCAATGAAGAAATAATGCAGGTGTATACCGATGGAATAACATGGGAGAATAAAGGTTCCGGGACTTATTACATACTTTACGTAGCAATTGCTGTTTTTGGCTTGGGGCTGTTACTTTTTTTATATCACCGCTCTAAAAAGTTAAAGAGCAAGCAAGGGACGGTTGCGGAGCCAAAAGTAATGATACCTGTCAAGAAAGTTGCTGTTAAAAGCTTTGATGTACAATTATTGGGCGGGTTCAGGATTTTTGACAAACAAAAAGAAGAGATCACGCATAAATTCTCTCCAAAGCGAAAAGAACTTCTCATATTATTGATCTTTTATACGCTCAAGGAAAATGGTATTACCTCCAAAAAAATGGGAGAGATTCTTTGGCCGTCGTTCTCTCCTTCCAGTATCAAGAACAACAGAAGCACTCAGATAAAAGAGATCAGGAAGGTTTTCGAAACATACCACATGGATATTTCTATAGTTTATGAAGATAAGAAATGGAAAATAGTGTTTGGCGGGAATATCACTGTAGACTTAGAGCGTTTAAATCAATACGTTTCATTTTTGTTGAGAACCAGGAAAAGTGAACTTAGTATCGAGTACCTGCCTGAGGTTATAAATACCGTTAATTCCGGATCAATGCTACCTAATATGGAAATAGAGTGGCTCGATGATTTCAAGGCGAGGTATGACAATAGTATTTTAGAAGTGCTGACACTCTATCTGGAAGATGATAAGTCGCAGGTAGCCGATGATGTTTTAATAGATATAGCTAATGCTATTTTGGTGATCGACCCGCTTCACGAAAGAGCTGTTAAAGAAAAAATAGAACTTCTTATCAAACAGGGAAAACATATGTCTGCCAAAAAGGTTGCTGCTAACTTTAAGAAGCTATATGAGAGTTTCTACAAGCAAGAATATGCTTCAGATCTTATCTGA
- a CDS encoding acyltransferase family protein, translated as MNYFNKEELLQSKQHFHVLDGLRGIAALAVVVFHFMEWVYPDHTENVIGHGFLAVDFFFCLSGFVIAYAYDNRLPKMGIRSFFTSRLIRLHPLVIAGTVLGMVGLFADPFADHMATYPVSSLILVFICSLLLIPLPVMEERAFNLFSLNAPSWSLFWEYIANILYALVLIRLSRKVLWLLLLIAATALVWVSYDAGNLLGGWSGGTFADGGIRMGYSFLAGLLVFRSGWIVKNKLGFIVLSLLLILAFMSSGIANNRLTELIIVIFFFPLLVALGAGSALSAPLRKVCAFMGNISYPLYMTHYAGIWWFGNYYITQNPPKENLPWIIGGGTVAMVIFAWLVMTFYDTPIRKFLSRNRKERLRFKQLKNIGLKE; from the coding sequence ATGAATTATTTTAATAAAGAAGAATTGCTGCAAAGTAAACAGCATTTTCATGTTTTAGACGGATTAAGAGGCATCGCTGCTTTGGCAGTTGTAGTGTTTCATTTTATGGAATGGGTATACCCCGACCATACTGAAAACGTTATCGGGCATGGTTTTCTTGCAGTAGATTTTTTCTTTTGTCTTTCAGGTTTTGTCATTGCCTATGCCTATGATAACCGGTTGCCGAAGATGGGAATCCGTTCGTTCTTCACCTCCCGACTGATCAGGCTGCATCCTTTGGTAATAGCCGGAACTGTACTTGGTATGGTCGGGTTGTTTGCCGATCCTTTTGCCGATCATATGGCTACATACCCGGTTTCGAGCCTTATATTGGTGTTTATATGCTCTTTGTTACTGATCCCGCTTCCCGTTATGGAGGAGAGGGCATTCAACCTTTTTAGTTTGAATGCGCCGTCATGGTCCCTGTTCTGGGAGTATATAGCAAATATTCTTTATGCTCTTGTACTGATCCGTCTTTCCCGAAAGGTTCTTTGGTTATTACTTTTGATAGCAGCAACGGCTTTAGTATGGGTGAGCTACGATGCCGGTAACCTGTTGGGCGGATGGAGCGGCGGAACCTTTGCAGATGGAGGGATTCGTATGGGGTATTCGTTTCTGGCAGGACTGCTCGTTTTTCGTTCCGGATGGATCGTTAAAAACAAGTTGGGTTTTATAGTCTTATCCCTCTTGTTGATCCTTGCATTTATGTCGTCCGGAATAGCGAATAACCGGTTGACAGAGCTTATAATTGTTATATTCTTTTTTCCGCTGTTGGTAGCACTTGGCGCAGGTTCTGCGCTGTCTGCTCCTCTTCGTAAAGTCTGTGCTTTTATGGGGAATATTTCTTATCCTTTGTATATGACCCATTATGCCGGTATCTGGTGGTTTGGAAATTACTATATCACTCAAAATCCGCCGAAAGAGAATCTCCCGTGGATCATTGGGGGCGGAACGGTGGCGATGGTGATTTTTGCCTGGTTGGTGATGACTTTTTACGATACGCCGATACGAAAATTTCTCAGCAGGAACCGTAAGGAAAGATTACGGTTTAAACAGTTGAAAAATATAGGCTTAAAAGAATGA
- a CDS encoding 3-keto-disaccharide hydrolase: MKKIVYTLIALTVIVACKDHDKEKSTAAGQTNTSEKSAGSQEDNWMYLFDGTSVDGWRGYNEKTLPEGWVIEEGMLKSLGRGGDIGGDIVYGKEEFGEFELSLEWKIAAGGNSGIFYHVLEGGKYKAPYNNAPEYQVIDQIGFPQKLEPWQSIGADYGMYAPDFEGAVKKAGEWNTSRIVFTNEKVSYFLNGKKTVEYVPWSEDWTKRKEEGKWKDYPDYGIAKKGLIGLQDHGSYIWYKNIKIKKL, encoded by the coding sequence ATGAAAAAAATAGTGTACACTCTCATTGCCCTGACAGTTATCGTCGCCTGTAAGGACCATGATAAAGAAAAGTCAACTGCTGCCGGTCAAACCAATACTTCTGAAAAGTCAGCAGGATCGCAGGAAGATAACTGGATGTATCTCTTCGACGGAACCTCTGTCGACGGATGGAGAGGATATAACGAAAAGACCCTGCCAGAGGGATGGGTCATAGAAGAAGGAATGCTTAAATCGCTTGGAAGGGGAGGCGATATTGGAGGCGATATCGTTTATGGAAAGGAAGAATTTGGAGAATTTGAACTTTCCCTGGAATGGAAAATAGCAGCGGGAGGCAACAGCGGTATTTTTTATCACGTTCTGGAAGGCGGGAAGTATAAGGCACCATATAACAATGCTCCGGAATATCAGGTGATCGATCAGATCGGATTTCCTCAAAAGCTTGAGCCATGGCAATCTATAGGAGCCGATTACGGAATGTATGCTCCGGATTTTGAAGGGGCCGTTAAAAAAGCGGGTGAATGGAATACCAGTCGTATCGTATTTACAAATGAAAAAGTGTCTTATTTTCTGAATGGGAAAAAGACCGTTGAATATGTTCCCTGGTCAGAAGACTGGACAAAAAGAAAAGAAGAGGGGAAATGGAAAGACTACCCGGATTATGGTATAGCTAAAAAGGGACTTATTGGTTTACAAGATCATGGTAGCTATATTTGGTATAAAAACATTAAAATCAAAAAATTATGA
- a CDS encoding DUF6095 family protein, whose amino-acid sequence MQRTDKKQFARSFKYFAYTLALMFIAPILIYQAFKNEGHPFYWPVLITGIISAFAAIGMGFYSIRVMLQAFFGKK is encoded by the coding sequence ATGCAGCGTACAGATAAGAAACAATTTGCCAGGAGCTTCAAGTATTTTGCATACACATTAGCCCTTATGTTTATAGCTCCCATATTGATCTATCAGGCTTTCAAGAATGAAGGACATCCCTTTTACTGGCCTGTGTTAATTACCGGGATAATAAGTGCTTTTGCTGCCATAGGAATGGGATTCTATAGCATCAGGGTGATGCTACAAGCCTTTTTCGGGAAAAAATAG